In one window of Candidatus Bathyarchaeota archaeon DNA:
- a CDS encoding aldo/keto reductase — MVHINSVSSRTTLLGSTDIRVSQIGIGTNRWAFGENDEPVFQVYKSLLDNGVNFFDTAEVYTGGKSERLLGACSKRDGRNSVIASKYRPSSDRCTERDFFEALDGSLKRLGEETLDLYYIHRPPSAQGIEALMDYMAEAWTSEKISAVGVSNFDAEQMRRSVAQLERHGLKLAANQVEYSLLNRMTETNGVFDACKDLNASLVAYRPLGRGQLASAVIAGNSSRAAVGNQNESKLETVILSIAEDHGGSVSQVAINWLLRRDDLVIPIPGATKVDHALENIGALDWNMSKSEFNELDDTSS; from the coding sequence ATGGTGCATATTAACTCTGTTTCGAGCCGAACTACTTTACTTGGCTCCACAGATATTAGAGTCTCACAAATCGGTATTGGAACGAACCGGTGGGCGTTTGGTGAGAATGATGAGCCGGTCTTCCAAGTATACAAGTCATTGCTAGATAATGGCGTAAACTTCTTTGACACAGCTGAGGTATACACTGGTGGAAAGTCTGAGCGTCTTCTTGGAGCTTGTTCCAAACGCGATGGGAGAAACTCGGTTATAGCTAGTAAATATAGGCCCTCTTCTGACCGTTGTACTGAGCGTGATTTCTTTGAGGCTCTGGATGGATCGTTAAAACGGTTGGGAGAGGAGACTTTGGATCTCTATTATATACACAGGCCTCCGTCCGCTCAGGGTATTGAGGCCCTTATGGATTATATGGCTGAGGCTTGGACTTCGGAGAAGATAAGTGCAGTTGGTGTTAGTAACTTTGATGCTGAGCAGATGAGGAGGTCTGTGGCTCAACTTGAAAGACATGGCCTAAAGCTGGCCGCAAATCAGGTTGAGTATAGCCTGTTGAATCGGATGACTGAAACAAATGGTGTCTTTGATGCTTGTAAAGACCTCAATGCTTCTCTTGTAGCTTACCGTCCTCTTGGGAGGGGACAGCTAGCCTCGGCTGTAATCGCTGGTAACTCTTCGAGGGCTGCAGTTGGAAATCAAAATGAGTCTAAATTGGAGACTGTTATTCTATCAATTGCTGAGGACCATGGAGGGAGTGTTAGTCAGGTAGCTATCAATTGGCTACTTCGTAGGGATGACCTGGTGATTCCAATTCCCGGTGCCACTAAAGTGGACCATGCTCTGGAGAACATTGGAGCATTAGATTGGAACATGAGCAAATCTGAGTTTAACGAGTTGGATGACACCTCTTCATAA
- a CDS encoding zinc-dependent metalloprotease, which yields MGKEVKRDDHKTITDKIEGMTEYLGFYNFYWDEKEGKIWLEVSNWDEEFLYVNALSAGLGSNDIGLDRNQLGKTRIVYFHRIGPKVLLFQPNYSYRALSGNPDEIKDVDDSFTSAVIWGFKVDTEEGERVLVDATEFLMRDEKDVITRLKQMDEGEYEVDLSKSAIWMPETKNFPLNTEFEALLTYKGRSPGGYVTSVAVEPKLLTMRQHHSFIQLPADNFEPRLWDLRSMFGSNTYNDYSAPVDQSIQKKLIRRHRLKKKNPKEEYGEAVDPIVYYVDRGVPEPIRSALVEGAAWWNQAFEAAGYKDAFRCEVLPEGADNLDIRYNIINWVHRTTRGWSYGFGIDDPRTGEIIKGQVALGSLRIRHDFMIAEGLIADYEDGSETSEMLEMALARIRQLSVHEVGHTLGVGHNFASNVNGRSSVMDYPAMWVKIDDDGKLDLSEAYETGVGEWDKVYINFGYRDYPKGADVDSESKLILDGAFERGLLFAPGQGSGAAGDHPLDNPWVNRTDPVDELERIIKIRKIALDGFSERRIKPGMPMALLEEPLVTTYLYHRFSTEAACSKIGGLYYNHTLRGDTQKDPEIVSGDEQRHAIEVVLRTINPEFLEMPERVLEIMPPRLRGLGPHKLTLQEPSLINRDVFPGRTGNPFDPLGAAEVAANFTVERLLHHERAARVVEYHTRNDYTPSLGEVIDALIEVTWKKTYENGYHAELGRMVNSLVLYNLIKLSSNREAAMSVRSIAYLKLDETKEWLGKQGKNVKDESYRAHYLFSKDLIELYQKNPTAVKLTKPLGIPQGEPI from the coding sequence ATGGGAAAAGAAGTCAAACGTGACGACCATAAAACCATCACCGATAAGATCGAAGGTATGACCGAGTACTTGGGATTCTACAACTTCTATTGGGACGAGAAGGAAGGCAAGATCTGGCTAGAGGTCAGTAATTGGGACGAAGAGTTCCTTTATGTTAATGCCCTCTCCGCTGGCCTAGGCTCCAATGATATTGGACTGGACAGAAACCAACTTGGAAAGACAAGGATTGTATATTTCCACCGAATCGGGCCAAAGGTCCTCCTTTTCCAACCCAATTACAGCTATAGGGCGCTGAGTGGAAACCCCGACGAGATAAAAGACGTCGACGATTCCTTTACATCCGCCGTAATCTGGGGGTTTAAGGTGGATACCGAGGAGGGGGAAAGGGTGCTGGTGGACGCCACCGAGTTCCTGATGAGGGACGAGAAGGATGTCATCACTAGGCTCAAGCAGATGGATGAGGGGGAATACGAAGTTGACTTATCAAAATCGGCAATTTGGATGCCCGAGACCAAGAATTTTCCCCTCAACACTGAGTTCGAGGCTTTGCTTACCTATAAGGGGAGATCCCCCGGGGGCTATGTCACTAGCGTCGCCGTAGAGCCCAAGCTGCTTACTATGAGGCAACATCACAGTTTCATCCAGCTACCCGCTGATAACTTCGAACCTAGGCTCTGGGATCTGAGGTCTATGTTCGGGTCTAACACTTACAATGACTACTCCGCTCCAGTGGACCAATCCATTCAAAAAAAACTCATCAGGCGCCACAGATTAAAGAAAAAGAACCCGAAGGAGGAGTACGGGGAGGCTGTAGATCCTATAGTTTACTACGTTGACAGAGGTGTCCCTGAGCCAATTAGGTCAGCATTGGTGGAGGGCGCTGCGTGGTGGAACCAGGCCTTCGAGGCGGCGGGGTACAAGGATGCGTTCAGGTGTGAGGTGCTCCCTGAGGGTGCTGACAACTTGGATATAAGGTATAACATAATCAACTGGGTGCACCGCACTACAAGAGGTTGGAGTTACGGCTTTGGTATTGATGATCCCCGGACGGGGGAGATAATAAAGGGGCAGGTTGCGTTGGGTTCCCTCCGTATCCGGCATGATTTCATGATCGCAGAGGGGCTCATTGCTGATTACGAGGACGGTAGCGAAACATCAGAGATGCTTGAGATGGCACTCGCTAGGATTAGGCAGCTTTCGGTTCATGAGGTGGGGCACACCTTGGGGGTGGGTCATAACTTTGCTTCTAACGTCAACGGTAGGTCCTCAGTGATGGATTATCCCGCCATGTGGGTGAAGATAGACGATGACGGCAAACTCGACCTCTCCGAAGCCTATGAAACAGGCGTCGGAGAGTGGGACAAAGTCTATATCAATTTCGGATACCGGGACTATCCAAAAGGAGCAGACGTAGACTCGGAGTCCAAGTTGATACTTGATGGCGCCTTCGAGAGGGGGCTGCTTTTCGCGCCTGGTCAGGGCTCAGGGGCAGCGGGGGACCACCCGCTAGACAACCCTTGGGTGAACAGGACTGACCCAGTGGACGAGTTGGAACGCATTATAAAGATTCGAAAGATCGCACTGGATGGCTTTTCAGAGCGGAGGATCAAACCAGGTATGCCTATGGCGCTGCTTGAGGAGCCCTTGGTAACTACATATCTCTACCACAGATTCTCTACAGAGGCAGCCTGCAGCAAGATAGGCGGCCTTTACTATAACCATACCCTCAGAGGAGACACTCAAAAAGACCCCGAGATAGTATCCGGGGACGAGCAGAGGCACGCCATTGAGGTTGTGTTGAGAACGATCAACCCCGAGTTCCTTGAAATGCCAGAGAGGGTGCTGGAGATAATGCCACCGAGGCTAAGGGGCTTGGGTCCCCACAAGTTGACACTGCAGGAACCATCACTGATAAATAGGGATGTCTTTCCCGGACGTACTGGGAATCCATTTGACCCTTTAGGTGCGGCTGAGGTAGCTGCCAACTTTACCGTTGAGCGGTTGTTGCATCACGAGAGGGCGGCCAGAGTCGTTGAGTACCACACTAGGAACGATTACACTCCGAGTCTCGGGGAGGTTATTGACGCCCTGATTGAGGTCACTTGGAAGAAAACATATGAAAACGGGTACCACGCGGAGCTGGGTAGAATGGTGAACAGCTTGGTGCTCTACAACCTCATAAAGCTGTCATCTAACAGAGAGGCTGCAATGAGTGTGCGTTCAATTGCCTACCTCAAACTGGACGAGACCAAGGAATGGCTCGGGAAACAGGGGAAAAATGTTAAGGACGAAAGTTACAGAGCCCACTATCTGTTCTCCAAGGATTTGATCGAGCTCTACCAAAAGAACCCTACCGCCGTGAAGCTCACTAAGCCCCTCGGGATTCCCCAAGGAGAGCCTATCTAA
- a CDS encoding M14 family metallopeptidase, which yields MSKCYIYVYASGRYAICKVASSLKKLKFDHYYLYGEITEALNELATEYPSLAKLTSAGKSIEGRDIWVMEITDFGTGPPECKPAVWVDGNTHAGEPTGSMVCLKTISHLLSSYGKDPRITELLGNTTFYILPRVDPDGGEFVLTTPYYVLSADIETGGGRWYPLSEEEWRASQHGLYLEDIDGDGSIVKMRIPDPAGEWKPMEQDKRLMVKRRPEDREGDFYRMYPEGMILNYEGEKEIKMAPSRWGLNMGGNWPGNWGTENPGRGSGPYPLSEPETRAIADFILGHPNICVGVTYHTHGGVLFSYSEYLELPSQDRKLFEIINSVFVEQTGYPFRSSVKRRGTGGGFSSYMTVHRGIPCTTVEVWDLISRLGMGNFMERGGFYNTPDRLEEQELKLMAWNEKELGGKAFVEWHLFNHPQLGPIEVGGWIKKFLWRNPPVEFLEDEIDRNMGFPVKLGEYLPRLSVREASSTDIGGNLYKVSVTLENLGAFPTYIMQQAVEIGATKPGIITLKLGAGMNLIKGARHETFHLEGYLNKTLTGSRYERLNTRDKNMATFSWVIEAEGPGEVEVRYESPKAGRGITTLKIL from the coding sequence TTGTCGAAATGTTATATCTATGTTTATGCGTCAGGTAGATACGCGATCTGCAAGGTGGCATCATCCTTGAAAAAGTTGAAATTTGATCATTATTACCTCTACGGAGAGATTACTGAGGCCCTGAATGAGCTAGCCACGGAATATCCCTCCCTCGCCAAGTTGACATCAGCGGGAAAGAGTATTGAGGGCCGTGACATCTGGGTCATGGAAATAACTGACTTTGGGACGGGGCCCCCGGAGTGCAAACCCGCCGTCTGGGTTGACGGGAATACCCACGCTGGCGAGCCTACAGGGTCTATGGTCTGTCTTAAAACCATCAGTCACTTGCTATCAAGCTACGGAAAGGATCCGCGAATCACAGAGCTACTTGGTAATACAACTTTTTACATCTTACCTAGGGTGGACCCCGATGGGGGGGAATTCGTCCTCACAACCCCCTATTACGTCCTCAGCGCCGATATTGAGACTGGTGGAGGGAGATGGTACCCTCTTAGTGAGGAGGAGTGGCGGGCGTCCCAGCACGGCCTCTACCTTGAGGACATCGACGGGGACGGGTCCATCGTAAAGATGAGGATCCCAGACCCAGCGGGGGAGTGGAAGCCCATGGAACAGGACAAACGGCTCATGGTCAAGAGGAGGCCAGAGGACCGGGAGGGGGATTTCTATAGGATGTACCCAGAAGGAATGATACTGAACTACGAGGGTGAGAAGGAGATCAAGATGGCTCCCTCCCGCTGGGGCCTCAACATGGGCGGGAACTGGCCCGGGAACTGGGGCACCGAGAACCCCGGCAGGGGAAGCGGCCCTTATCCGCTATCCGAGCCCGAGACCAGAGCCATCGCAGACTTTATTCTTGGCCACCCAAACATCTGCGTGGGGGTCACCTACCACACTCACGGCGGAGTCCTGTTTAGCTACTCAGAATACTTAGAGCTCCCTTCCCAGGATCGAAAGCTATTCGAGATCATCAACTCGGTCTTCGTGGAGCAGACGGGCTACCCGTTCCGCTCCAGCGTGAAGCGGAGGGGGACGGGCGGGGGTTTCTCCTCATATATGACGGTTCACAGAGGGATACCCTGCACCACCGTGGAGGTCTGGGACCTCATCAGTCGGCTTGGAATGGGGAACTTCATGGAGAGAGGCGGATTCTACAACACTCCCGATAGGCTCGAAGAGCAGGAATTGAAGCTCATGGCCTGGAACGAGAAGGAACTTGGGGGTAAGGCTTTCGTGGAGTGGCACCTGTTCAATCATCCTCAGCTGGGCCCTATAGAGGTAGGGGGATGGATCAAAAAGTTCCTCTGGAGGAACCCCCCCGTGGAGTTCCTGGAGGATGAGATAGATAGGAATATGGGCTTCCCCGTTAAACTTGGAGAGTACCTGCCCCGACTAAGCGTAAGGGAGGCCTCATCAACAGACATTGGAGGGAATCTGTACAAAGTCTCAGTCACCTTGGAGAATTTAGGGGCGTTCCCAACCTACATAATGCAACAGGCCGTAGAAATCGGGGCCACAAAGCCGGGTATAATTACCCTCAAGCTGGGAGCGGGGATGAATCTGATCAAGGGGGCGAGGCATGAGACTTTCCATCTGGAAGGATATCTAAATAAGACTCTTACGGGATCTCGATACGAGAGGCTAAACACCAGGGACAAGAACATGGCCACTTTTAGCTGGGTAATCGAAGCTGAGGGGCCGGGGGAGGTCGAGGTGCGCTACGAGTCCCCAAAGGCAGGGAGAGGCATTACAACCCTAAAGATCCTGTAG
- a CDS encoding LLM class flavin-dependent oxidoreductase gives MTLTFSLSLNSGHGPTEKAVRYAVLAEKAGLDCVWYCQDLFQRDVWVFLTATAANTNKIHLGTGIVTPYTVNPAELVMHAATLDEYSHGRVRLGISVGAVEFLEWVGIKARRPISGMRESFTLIRRLLKGERVEHDGKVFKRWTKEAYIRFKPFRDSIPLYLGAQSRRMLELIGEIGDGGLPLLFPPEYFETVKGHIIRGARRAGRCLDDIDVVGCIWFSASQDPEKAKKALRGLVSFYGPHLAPDMIAEIGLTPLDFDPIREAYAAKDPEKARSLVTDKMADIAIHGTPEDCIRRLEKLVNKGLNHIRFGPPLGPDPAETIRLIGEEIIPYFRENYPSS, from the coding sequence ATGACGCTTACCTTCAGCCTCTCACTCAACAGTGGCCACGGACCAACCGAGAAGGCCGTTAGGTATGCTGTCCTCGCTGAAAAGGCGGGGTTGGACTGCGTCTGGTACTGCCAAGACCTCTTCCAGAGAGACGTCTGGGTCTTTCTTACGGCCACCGCCGCGAACACTAACAAGATCCACTTGGGCACCGGGATAGTGACACCATATACAGTGAACCCCGCAGAGCTGGTAATGCACGCCGCCACCCTTGACGAATATAGCCACGGTAGGGTCCGTCTAGGCATCAGTGTTGGGGCCGTTGAGTTCCTGGAGTGGGTTGGGATCAAGGCCCGTAGGCCCATCTCCGGGATGCGGGAGAGCTTCACTCTGATTCGGAGGCTCCTCAAGGGAGAGCGGGTGGAGCATGATGGCAAGGTCTTCAAGAGGTGGACAAAGGAGGCCTATATTCGGTTCAAGCCCTTCAGAGACTCGATACCACTCTACTTGGGGGCCCAGAGCAGGAGAATGCTGGAGCTTATTGGGGAGATCGGCGATGGAGGCCTACCTCTCCTCTTCCCTCCCGAATATTTTGAAACTGTCAAAGGTCACATCATCAGGGGAGCCAGGAGGGCAGGGAGGTGCCTGGACGATATCGACGTGGTTGGCTGCATTTGGTTCTCCGCATCCCAGGACCCCGAGAAAGCTAAGAAAGCTCTAAGGGGCTTGGTATCATTTTATGGCCCCCACCTCGCCCCCGATATGATCGCCGAGATAGGATTAACTCCATTAGACTTTGATCCCATCAGGGAGGCCTACGCCGCGAAGGACCCGGAGAAAGCAAGATCCCTTGTAACCGACAAGATGGCTGATATTGCAATCCATGGGACCCCTGAGGACTGCATCCGGCGTCTGGAGAAACTGGTCAATAAGGGGCTCAATCACATAAGATTTGGACCTCCTTTGGGTCCCGACCCCGCGGAGACTATCAGGCTCATTGGGGAAGAGATTATCCCTTACTTCCGAGAAAACTATCCCAGTTCATAA
- a CDS encoding FAD-binding oxidoreductase yields the protein MDCDILVIGAGIMGLSSAYHLKRLNPKKRVVLIERLGAPGQGSTAKSAGGFRDLLLSGTNRILAEATIDWFRHIQAETEHNLKMHNTTYLYLLGVTQYARRKPLFEEMEKVGLKLKTFSPKELKGHIPGLVIDFSGDEEAEMMGIESIEAGVQGINCGSVDTDSLSRCLEALFLGLGGEVHYGTTADRLLLGARKALDIPGEPFVWQKALVKGAETSLGEIRAMTTVVAAGVWSERLLDPIGFDSMMRPKKRCMYVLKDPRLKRLLYTRGFNSDKVLPVTQIPDAGVYLKGDLSEGSIWVGVTEDLGREYRLEDDPQAEEETYSGNAYHALVKYLPSFEGVRPVNMWAGQRAVNGFDKIPVVEGMPGLIYVGAATGNGIMKCDSLGRIVAAYYAGAKDAKLYGERRVRVSDISVKNRRVEKERF from the coding sequence ATGGATTGTGATATTCTGGTGATTGGTGCCGGGATCATGGGGCTCAGCTCGGCTTACCACCTGAAGAGACTGAATCCAAAGAAGAGGGTAGTCCTGATTGAGAGGCTCGGTGCCCCTGGGCAGGGAAGCACAGCCAAGAGCGCTGGGGGATTCCGGGATCTCCTATTGTCGGGGACTAACAGGATCCTTGCTGAGGCAACTATTGACTGGTTCCGTCACATTCAGGCGGAGACAGAGCACAACTTGAAGATGCATAACACAACTTACCTTTATCTTCTCGGGGTGACTCAGTATGCCAGACGCAAGCCCCTTTTCGAGGAGATGGAGAAGGTGGGGCTTAAATTGAAAACCTTCAGTCCCAAGGAGTTGAAAGGTCATATCCCTGGTCTTGTGATAGATTTTAGCGGAGACGAGGAAGCAGAGATGATGGGTATAGAATCCATCGAAGCAGGAGTTCAAGGAATTAACTGCGGGTCGGTGGACACCGATTCCCTATCACGATGCTTAGAGGCCCTCTTCCTGGGGCTTGGAGGGGAGGTGCACTACGGTACGACGGCTGACCGGCTTTTACTGGGCGCAAGGAAGGCGCTGGATATCCCCGGTGAGCCTTTCGTTTGGCAGAAGGCCTTGGTGAAGGGGGCGGAGACCAGCCTCGGTGAGATACGGGCGATGACTACGGTAGTGGCTGCGGGTGTCTGGTCGGAACGGCTGCTGGATCCTATAGGCTTCGATTCTATGATGCGGCCAAAGAAGCGGTGCATGTATGTCCTTAAGGATCCAAGGCTGAAACGGTTACTCTATACCCGGGGCTTCAACAGTGATAAAGTTCTCCCCGTGACCCAGATACCAGATGCCGGGGTCTATCTAAAGGGAGATCTCTCCGAGGGGAGCATCTGGGTCGGGGTCACTGAGGACCTTGGGAGGGAGTACCGTCTCGAAGATGACCCCCAGGCCGAGGAGGAGACCTACTCCGGGAACGCCTACCATGCCCTGGTAAAGTACCTGCCCAGTTTTGAGGGCGTGCGTCCCGTGAACATGTGGGCGGGGCAAAGGGCTGTAAATGGCTTCGACAAGATTCCTGTGGTGGAGGGGATGCCTGGATTGATCTACGTGGGAGCCGCCACTGGGAACGGCATCATGAAGTGCGACTCCTTGGGCCGGATTGTCGCGGCCTACTATGCAGGGGCGAAGGATGCCAAGCTGTATGGGGAGCGTAGGGTCCGAGTCTCTGACATTAGTGTGAAAAATCGCCGGGTAGAGAAAGAGCGATTTTAA
- a CDS encoding RsmB/NOP family class I SAM-dependent RNA methyltransferase: MRSETLALAIEALSWMELKRMNGRQALRSTAEQLRIRDGTTLRHAFRLIMETTRRRNALDHIILRAIGEDGINEIFLGKKNFLRIYASEAIYGDPTYEELVEMEDLAREILGERGFAPVEEALILIPRLEILWEEISQDEVTALRTFHPTWYVRYCRKLLGDEESTRLLEAPVPPSYVRFNETKGDDKMLLGKLRGEGVELENVGLKHIYKVVAQARPLVFLNSHEMGLFTIQDKASALAGFVAAPAPGMTVLEVCAAPGIKTGHIAERLAGEGRIYSMDFSEKRLEAWKREMLRLGVENAIPVLGDAIKQGAYPDIEADLVLVDPPCTGTGTFGRAPSGKWRITRGSIGRMAGIQRRILSRCANRVAEGGSIVYSTCSITVEENEMVVEHFLREHPEFGLVDALPRLGLPGLRGQEGAQRLYPHLNECNGFYLARLNRE, from the coding sequence ATGAGGTCTGAGACGCTGGCGCTTGCCATAGAGGCCCTGAGCTGGATGGAACTAAAGAGGATGAACGGGCGCCAGGCCCTTCGGAGCACAGCCGAACAGCTCCGGATCAGGGATGGAACCACGCTGCGCCACGCATTCCGGCTCATCATGGAAACTACCCGGAGGAGGAACGCCCTCGACCACATCATCTTGAGGGCCATTGGTGAAGACGGCATTAACGAGATCTTCCTTGGAAAAAAGAACTTCCTTAGGATCTACGCCTCCGAGGCGATATACGGGGACCCGACCTATGAGGAGCTGGTGGAGATGGAAGACCTCGCCCGAGAGATTCTAGGGGAAAGGGGTTTCGCCCCTGTCGAGGAGGCCTTGATCCTAATTCCCCGCCTTGAGATCCTGTGGGAGGAGATATCCCAGGACGAGGTCACGGCCCTGAGGACGTTCCATCCTACATGGTATGTAAGATACTGCCGGAAACTCCTGGGCGATGAAGAGTCGACCCGGCTTCTGGAAGCCCCTGTTCCCCCCAGCTACGTGAGGTTCAACGAAACTAAGGGAGACGATAAGATGCTTCTAGGAAAGCTAAGGGGGGAGGGCGTAGAGTTGGAAAATGTCGGTCTAAAACACATTTATAAGGTTGTGGCCCAAGCCCGGCCCCTCGTCTTCCTGAATTCTCATGAGATGGGACTCTTCACCATACAGGATAAGGCGAGCGCCCTGGCAGGATTCGTCGCCGCCCCGGCGCCCGGGATGACAGTTCTAGAAGTCTGCGCCGCCCCCGGGATTAAAACGGGGCATATTGCCGAGAGGTTAGCGGGAGAAGGCCGGATTTATTCTATGGATTTCTCTGAGAAACGCCTTGAGGCGTGGAAGAGGGAGATGCTGAGACTCGGAGTGGAAAATGCAATCCCAGTGCTGGGGGACGCTATAAAACAGGGGGCTTATCCGGATATAGAAGCGGATCTGGTACTGGTGGATCCTCCGTGCACAGGGACAGGAACGTTCGGCAGGGCTCCAAGCGGGAAGTGGCGCATCACAAGAGGGAGCATCGGGAGGATGGCTGGGATCCAGAGAAGGATCTTAAGCAGGTGTGCAAATCGTGTTGCCGAGGGTGGGTCCATCGTGTATAGTACATGCAGCATCACTGTTGAGGAAAATGAGATGGTGGTGGAGCACTTTCTAAGGGAGCACCCAGAGTTCGGGTTGGTTGATGCCCTTCCCAGGCTGGGGCTCCCGGGACTACGTGGTCAGGAAGGAGCTCAGCGTCTTTACCCGCATCTAAATGAGTGCAACGGTTTCTATTTAGCTAGACTGAACCGCGAGTAA
- a CDS encoding DUF1634 domain-containing protein produces the protein MGEEMMMRVRRSAATIFSFGVRISAILIVIGMAMTFVTGDTSNPYGTQEWDNMLNGNLVIMPSQVLLLGFTVLIATSILNIASAVYIFFRGNDDSLAIITTVVLLVLLVGLTINMG, from the coding sequence ATGGGCGAAGAGATGATGATGCGAGTTAGGCGTAGCGCTGCAACAATCTTCTCCTTCGGGGTTCGGATTAGCGCGATACTCATCGTCATAGGTATGGCCATGACGTTCGTGACCGGGGACACCTCAAACCCTTATGGAACACAGGAGTGGGACAATATGTTAAACGGAAACCTAGTAATTATGCCATCCCAAGTCCTGTTATTAGGATTCACAGTCCTTATAGCAACCTCAATTTTAAACATCGCATCGGCTGTCTACATATTTTTCAGGGGCAATGATGATTCGCTGGCGATAATAACAACAGTAGTTCTACTGGTCCTACTAGTCGGCCTCACTATTAATATGGGGTAA